Genomic DNA from Salvia miltiorrhiza cultivar Shanhuang (shh) chromosome 1, IMPLAD_Smil_shh, whole genome shotgun sequence:
ACAGTGAAAAGTGTTTATTAAATTACTATTTGTATTTTGTAGTTAGCATTATTTGGTAGGAATGTCAATCCAACCTGAAACATGTGGGTTGGCTCGATTAACCCATCAATATGAGAGGATTAAAGCTAAAATATTTAACTtgataaaaattacaatctaaATAGCTCGTAACCAAATAGCACGACACCCGATAGAATCGACCCAAAATTAACCTGAAACCCCGTAGGGCTAACCTGAAAATAATGTGTCCGCTTGATTATAtcattatatgatttttttttcattatttgatcttcaacttcattacttaatttgcttatgaaaattagtatgataagatattttttccaaaagtttgtgaaatgtattttgattcaatattagaaaTTCAATATTTGAAAGTTATACTCAACATTTCACTTTTATGTACTTTTAATCCAATATTTAACAAtaaatatttagatgtaaaaaatttaaaaatggtaCTTatagtattttaataaaaacattGCATCTTTATCTATCTAAGGCTTACATATTAGTAATGAGTCATCaatgggacgaaggaagtatatttttttacgacaattattatttttactcacaAAAATTTacacttttagttatttgatcaaatgaTTATTCTCGTACGAAAAAATAACCATATCAATGAAGAAAggtaatattttatatataaaacaaaaataaatggaaaaataaaaaaaaaatgctgaaaatttaaaaagaagaagaaaaaaataaagaaaacgaaaattgtttttttagagagagtaaattgttatttttacttactaagatttatatttttagttatttgatcgAGTAGTTATTTTATAGATATGCAGGTTACGCAACGTCATTGGTCGCAGGGATTGGAGGTGGACGATGCAAAAGACTGTCAGATTaagtatttaaaagaagaaaaacgtgactcaaaataataaaatattgcaTGTATTGAAGTCGAATAATTGCTTGGTTACTAATACTAGTACTATTACACAAGCAAAGAAACAAGAGAGAAAAGCAGAGCATTTGTGGTAGATGATGGCGGCGTCGTTAAACATGGGGGGATTGAATTTGAAGGAGACGTTTTTCATCTCCCACGGCTCGCCGATGCTGTCGGTGGACGACTCCATACCGGCGCGGCCCTTCCTCAAATCATTCCGGCAGAAATTGTTGACCGACAAGCCCGGATCCATTCTGCTGGTTTCCGCCCACTGGGAAACCACCCACCCCACCGTCAACGCCATCACCGGCCCTTCCGATACCATCTACGACTTCTACAACTTCCCCAAGCCCTTGTATCAGGTTTCGCTCTCCATCTTCTACGCTATTATCAGCTCTCTCTCCCCTGTGTTTTTTTTACCTCGAATCTGACCTCGGTTTTGCATTTCTGGTGATGAATTCGCGTCTCCTTGAAGACTTTGAGTTTCTTAATTAGTGTATCTAGGATGGCATGATCAAGTTGATTcattgtatgtgtgtgtgttttctaATCCTGCTAAATTGTTGATTGATGTAGTTTCTAACTATGATTCTACGCTATTATCATCTGTCTCTATctgtgtttttcattttttttttttcaaatctgaGCTAGGTTTTGCATTTCTGGTGGTGAAGAATTCGTGTCTTCTTGAAGACTTTGAGTTTTTAATTAGTGTAGCTGGATGGCGTGATCAAGTTGATtcgtttttttcttttctttttgtcaTAATATTGTTTGATTGTTGATTGATGTAGTTGGTAACTATGATGCTAAAGTAAAATTGGAAAGATGCTGATAGATTAATTCGAGCAAAATTTAGAGATCTGGAATATGTTTGATCcaggaaaaaataaaagaaaatgggGAAAATATGTTGAATTGATTTTTGTAGAATTCTTACTGAGTTATGATGTTTAATTTCTGAAACATGGATTTGCCAATGCATAGGGGACGAGGTAGTGAATGCTTGGTCATGATGTCAATTTGATCCTATATTGGTGCTTTAATCTTCAATGTTCAATTCAAAGAACTGATTTCACATTTTCTTTTCATGTATACTTCTCTAACTTCTCTTGCTTCTCAGTCCATGCTATGTGAAAAATTTAAAGGTAGCATTTTGTGCTAGGCATTCTATGGTAATCTTTTTTCTACCATTTATCTTGGGAGACAAACTTTAGGCAGCCCCTGGAAGTTGTTTTCATAAAGGCATTGTTTTACATATTCGTCAAAAATATAATGAACGTTAGGAATTTTCATCTAGGATTTATGACAGTCAGAGAAGGAATCATTGTGGAAAGAAGTTAAATGCAAAAACTAATTCTCTATAAAGGATAGATAGAATTCAATATTCCAAAAGGTTAAATATGAATACAAAACCATTAATGGAAACTTAATAGTTATCTTCCGACAGCTCAAGTATCCAGCACCGGGGGCACCGGAGTTGGCAAATAAGGTGAAGAAATTGCTCGAGGCAGGTGGATTCGAGCACGTGGTTGAGGATAAGGAGCGTGGGCTGGACCATGGAGCATGGGTTCCACTTATTCTCATGTATCCAGATGCTGATATTCCTGTGTGTCAGCTCTCTGTCCAAACAAAAATGGATGCAACTCATCATTATAACTTGGGGAGGGCGTTGGCCCCCCTTAAGAAAGAGGGTGTCCTTATAGTAGGTTCGGGTTCTGCCACGCATAACTTGAGGACTTTGATAGACCCCAGTGATTCTGTTGCTTCATGGGCTGCAGAGTTTAACAATTGGCTTAAGGAATCCCTACTAGCCGGAAGGTATGGCCTTTTAATTTATTCAATCCTTTTCATGGATACATCAGCACTTCCAGGAATTGAAGATATTAAATAGCTGCATCTATGCATTTACCCGTTGCAAATATGAGAATCACACATTAATGGCATTGCTCTGCTTCAATTCGTCCTTTCTTGGAAACTGTTCAGAAACATTAGTAACCAGGTAGTACAAggtaaaaaatgaaattaaatgtgATGCAATAACTTGATGTCCATTCTTACTAGTAGAAATGGCTGCCCTTCCCTTTGATTAGCATGCTGGTCTAGTTTATGTCAGCCATTTCTATGCAATGCTGGTTATATCATTACACTAATGCTCTAAGTTTTATGAATCGAACTTTCTTCGGCCCCATGTTTTGGTTTTCATTGGAATTCATTTCTTCTTTactttgaattttattttattttatttaaacagACAGTATTTTGCCGTGGATTCTCTGTTTAAGCTTGAAGCTGGATGCTTGCAGAATTATTCATCTGGATATTAACAGACATCAGTTTTAAATTCCTTTTACTGACACAAAACATTATAGAAGACTATGGaatattatatcttaaaatcTATCTTGGATTGCGCCTAAAAAAATTCTATCTTGGATTTTATATCACAATTATGTTAACATCTCAAGCTAGTTTCCTTTTTTAGTGGTACATGTAGGAGAATATATGCTGGAATATTACAGGTAGTTTATTAGTAAAATTAGTTTAGAATGAATGTGAGTTGTTCAAATGTGCACGGATCAATCTGGGTTATGCCTTGAAAGATCATCTTTTTGCTACCCTTTGTGATAATGGATTAGTGATTGAGTTgctttcttcattcttcattcttcattcttcatgGCAGATATGAAGACGTTAACCAGTATCTAGAGAAGGCTCCGTTCGCAAAACAAGCACATCCACGACCCGAACATTTGTATCCATTACATGTAGCTATGGGTGCAGCTGGTGTGGATGCAAAAGCTGAGCTCATCCATGATAGCTGGACTAGTTACACTCTCTCCTATGCATCCTACAAGTTCTCGGAGTCAACCTAAATAGAACAAATTGCAGCTCAGTTGGTAAGACGTTTTTGCTCCAACTAGTAGGTTGGAAGTTGGAGTATGGAGGAAAAATGGAAAATCATTATCGATCCttcttaaaaatatataaataaataaactaaacagACAAGCCTGGATTATCTCACCATCTGTTACATCTCGTGCAGACATTGGTAGAAATAGATTAGCTAAAGCAGGAAATGTCGACAGCTCAGAAAACATGGCTGCTGCAAATGGATGCAATGCAACCGTTTCAATGATTCTTTAAGAATTGTTTGTCTTATGAGTAGTGCCATATTTGTTCATTGGTGTGAAATGGAGCTCCTAGCCAATCTGAAACTATATAGGTTTGTTTGTGGTTGTGGTATTATGTGATGACGTCTTTTCATTATTGTAATCTATAAGAAATGTTTGTGCTTATCAATCTTAATGAGAAATCATcatatgtattttaatttaaagcTCCTTCTAAACCAATGATCCTTTTATTACGTTTCATTTTATGTCTAATTTATTTTCAAGTATAGAGGTATTTTGCGTCATCTAGTGGAAgagtaataatttaaaaatactaGTTTCTTTGAATCATTCTCGTTGGAAAATCTTAATTATGTTCACAAAGTGTGGTTGGTTTATACCTTTTTGGATATTGTTCTCTCACAAACCCTACCTTCATATTTTTCTAACTTATTCACAATGTTATCATAATACTATAATAAAAATGGATTTCTTTATTCACTTATATCATACTCACCTAAtatgtttattaaaactcgtattaTTAAAAGTGATGCACACTCTTAAATTCTTAATGGGTGAAGGGAGTAGAATATTATTTTAAACTGTTATGCCTTAAGAGCGATGTAAATAAACATAACAGTTGGTCTTGCATGCGACCGGCCGCATACTATGCGAtcgattacttttaataagcataagatatacatttgttcacacAAATGTATAGTTATGTAATAGTACAAgttctcataaataaaagtaatacttatcatgaataaatataatactttagcaatattacatttcattgtaacaataattactttttgttacgacaatgattacttgactaaatagttaagaatataagtattaatgagtgaaaataactaaaaataaaagttcttatgaataaaaataaatattattgtgaagaaatataaattttcaaatttgccTAAACCTAATTGTTATTTGGAAAGTGATTTTGGTGTACTTAAAGCTTGTGTCGGAAAGTGGACAAAATTGTGACTATGGAATGATTAAAAGGGTGCAAGATATTTTTGGCACCTTGAGGTCATCACGGGGATAGGTAGGACTTCCATTAAGATGTCAACAAAAATGTTGAAAATATCATAATCACCGAGCCGACTTCGAGTAGTGTTGAACGGTTGGAAAAAGTTACATTAAAAGTACcataactaaataaaaacttcCGTAAATCAAGATAATGCATCCCTACTTAAAAAGGGTGTGAAAATTTAGAATAACATACATAAATGAAAAGAATGAAGGTAAATGGCACATGAAAGGAGATTCCATGAAATTTTTATTCATGTAGAAGTAGTGGTCCCATGTCTACAAAAAAGAATGTGGTAATAGTGAATCAGTGATGAAGCCTTCCTATCAACGGGAAGCAGCAGACTAGTCATTAATGAGTCCATTGCCGGGAATTTTACCCCTTGCAATGTCCTCACAAAAATCAATCAACTGTCAAATGCCAAATACAAGGGAACTAATCTAATATCTACTCACCGCGTTGCGAAGCGCTATTCTCCAGCCAAAGACCGGAAAAAAACACCCTGGCTCGAGAACCCCATGAATCCTTTACCCTGCAATTGCATGCAAATCGCCCCAATTTGAGGCCTGCACAAAAAATATGATGATCTAAACTTGGTTAATTTTTGTCGCTGCTCTCCAGCGTGGAAACTTGTAAATTTCCCCTGTTGTTAGATTCCCAATCGAGGCAAATGTCGTTAGCAAAGTCAGCTTGGTGAAGATAATCCCAATGGCTGTCATAAATATTTTAGTTCAACCGCTCCTTGTGCCCTAAAACTGATGGTCCTTTGACTTTGAAGCGCTTGGGCCCTATCTCAAGCTGCCGAGGTTCCCTCATGGTTTTCTCCAGCTCGTTCTCATGTCTTTGATCTCTCTGAAATTCTCCCTGTTTACTCGGAACTTTGTTTCCCGCTCTCTTGAACTTGATTGAGATAGGAATGCCTCTCGCCTTCAGTGATTTGTCCCTTGACAGACCAACTGAGGCTTCTTCTGGTTCTGCAGAATTAGAATTACCGTGGCGGATTGGATCATAGTCAGCTGTAGAACACCACTCATATGATGTCAACTGCTTGCAATGTACTTCTGGTTGGAGCTTCTTGAGACGCTTGAACCCCTGAAAAAGATAAGTGATCTAAATTAACATtgtcaaaatcaaataaaactaAATAGTGCGCAACTGTTTTGGTCAATGTGATCCAAGTATAAAGGTGAAACATGATTTGCATTTAAGCACGTTGTCAGACAATAATTGATAAGTTAGGACAACATGTTGACTAGCATTATGGTTTCATAATGTCACTACATTCTACTAAGTATGAAACATATGAActgcaaaaaaataataatcagcTATATATTTAACAGTTTTACAccaaaacaataaaaaactCTTAAGGAGCCAACGAATACATAATAATCAGCTATATATTAGGGcagaaaaaaatatgaattcaaGAAAAAGTAACAGAGATATTAGtaaatatttttctaaaatttcatTTTCACTCTTCCTTTTGCTATGATATCATGAGCATATAAGCAAATAGTAGACAATAACAAACAAGCAAATGACTTTATTTCCAGATTCAAGTCACAGTGAAGGATTATAAATGCTCCACAATGTCAAGTACGGCTGAAACTCTCTACCTGTTGTTCAGTTTTAACAGACGCAGAGTCACATACAATCTTCTGTTCCACTTTAGAAGATCTCCGTTTGACACGGAAAATTTCTGAATCAGAATCATCACTTTCTTCAATAATGGCACTTCTGGTAGCCAGACAGTAACCAATTTTGCTTTGGGAACTAACGTATTCACTGCATGAGGATTTTGAGACTTCAGAGCTATTTCCAACAATATGTCTAGACGACAACTTAGACGTTTGATTCTTCACGTTGGGGACTGCATGTTCCTATAGTGCCAACAAAAATCATAGCCATGTAAGTTTTGACTTCTTCAAGACAGTTATCAAAGTTATGACGTGTGTGTGTGGAAACGAGAATGAATCTTACATTGGTGATATAGTGAGGATTTTCAGTTGACATTAGTGAAGATGAACCAAAACCAgaatcaaaataacaatatgaagtTTGAATCCCAGTTGATCCATTGCCATCAGAAAAGGGAAGACTGGGAACTTGGGAGGTTGCATGAGAAATTTCGCAATAAGGAACATAACTATCACTTTCAACTCCTGAGAATATGCTAGATAGCAAAAGAAAGTCCTCACTCTTTCTACAACGTTGTTCAACCTCAAGTAACATACTCTCCTCCTGTTCAAACTGCCTCGCTGCAGCTTCCATACCCAAGATATCTTCCCTCACAGACAGTGTTAGAATGCCTCCACAGGTCAAATCAAGCGATTTTATATCTGATTTGAAACCAAAGAACTATCAGTCTatcatattaaaatttattgtatAACAATCTTGGTGAGGAAAGTTAGCATTAATTTGAAGTCTGTTATACCATGGCGAAGGCACAAAGGATGCAAGTAACACCGGCAATTCAGATATGCTACATAACAATCGCGTTTGCATAGACTGCAAAGAATTGTTCCATGGGAAAAAGAAGAAACAGCAATGCATTCTTTCAATTGCATCAGACACCAGCGAGCACGATGCTGAAATCGGACCAAATTTACGAAAGAAACCTTAATGCTTTTGTGACATATCAACTCTTGATATGAATAGTCTGGGTCTTCAAGTTCTGCACTAGCATGAAGTAGCATTGCTTCTTTGCATAGGAGCTCCTCTTGAGGAAGAAGAGGAGTCCTGTTAAGCAAAGCATAGCGCCGGCTAGCTATTGATCCCAATGGAAACCAATCACCAACAGCAAAGTTGACAGCTTCACCACAATTGAAACCTGAAAGCCCCAAGATCAAATGTATTTCACTGATCAGAAAGATCAGGAGACAATCTTATCAAAAGGGTACCAAGTTCTGTAAAAAATCTACAAGCCACATGTTTTTGAAGGAGAAAATTCAAGACATACCATGACTGAATCCAGCATGATAAGCCCTGGGGAAGGTTATTACATATTCACCAGGCTTCTGCACAGCTTTATAAACAGGAATATCATGTTCTAGCAAAACTTTGGGTGGAAACAATGTCGTCTTGCCTAAAAGGACATCAAAAGCTCCATCCTCACCCTCAGCTGACAAGATTTCTCGAGTATAAACATGCTCCCTGACAACCTTTTCGAATTCAAGAGCTGAGGGACCAGGAATGCCATACCAAGTTTTTGCTGCCCCACAGTGGTGATAATTGATGCTGCATATGCAAAAAACGTACTCAGCTTAGAACTGTAGGACTAAAAAAATTAGTTGTATTACAAGTAGGAGAGCGCCTACCTGTACAAGTAATGATCTTCCACATGCCATGCAAACATGCTAAAAAGCATTCCAATGTAAAGCATCGGTTCAGTGACTCCCTGGAATAGaccaaatattaatttaaaacatTCCTTAACTCAGATTGCACAAAGTTCCAATAAAAGGATTCAATATTACCGGAATTGATGTTTCTAGAAGACGCAGTATGGATTTTGGCAACCGTGAGAGTTTCTGAAATCAAATTATACAAAAATTACTTATATATCCACATAAATTTCCTGAAGAAACTTAAGAAACGGTAAATATAACAGAAAGGAGGAAGTGGTGGTCGAGAAGGGTTATGAATTTGTGTAAGCTAATGAAGAATGGCAATTCATGGAGAATATTTATCGACACTAGAAAAAGCTTTGAAGGGAATGACTATGGAAGGCACTCAAGCTCTCAAATATTATGATCTGTACTAGGGTACCTAGTAGTAAAAAAGTAGGCATACAATTATCTCAAACTGAAGAGCTTCCGATAAGGAAAAGAGGCAAGGTATATGAATAAATCCATAAAGTTCGTAAATCAGGGTTTCATGGACTACAAATTTATGAGACTCAGGTAGGTAAGTCCCTCAAAAAGTACAAATTTATTGGACCTCTTTGCTTAGTAGAACTGAGATTCCAAGATCGAAGGTAATAAGAGTATCAcatgataaataaataagtgaAATTTTTGTCGGTGGAGTCAACACCTTCAAATTCCATCTGCTTTTTCCAAGCGGATCACTGGGAGAAGATGAAAATGCACTACCATCAACATCACATGCATATTCAACACTTTCGGTCTTTCCACAAGCTATTTCATGCCAAAATTCTTTTTCCATGAATGAAGGAGGAAGGCATCCAGCACTATAATATCTACGAGCAAAAATCTTGTTCGCCATTTTCTCGAAATCACGAAATGAATAGTTTCTGAAAAAGCACACTCATGTTGAAAGCcttaaaataactaaataagaGTATCATATTTCAAATAACAGAAAATCAAGCATTCACCTTCCACTCATGAAAAAGGTGACCTTGTCAACACTGTCCCATTCAGCCAAACGAAGAGGCTGCACCCTAGTTGTAAATTTGAAACCAGCTTTCTCTTTCATAAGAACTACACCAGCAGGAACAGAAGCACTCACAGGAGATACAATCTTGCAGATACCTGAAGATAAAGTAAAATTTCAGCAGTAGTTCTTTCAATCCAAGGATCTAAACCACCAAATTATTAAAACAATGATGAGGTATAAATTATAATGTGAATGGAGGAAGAAATGGAACACTGAAACACTGGTGCAGGACAAAATGTATTATTCCCTCCTTCCCATTAGTAATGTCCCATTTACTATATTAGGACGTCCCACTAGTAATGTCCCATACCTTCTGTAGTAAAAAATTAaccatttaaaatgttattaaCAGTGGGCCCAGCCTACTAACTCACTTAAAATAATCCTTAAATACCTTTcatcaactcactttatacaCTAACTACACtcttcttaatctttgtgcccAAAAGTAGCGGGacattattaatgggacggagggagtatcattcaGCAGGTCAAACAATATAAACCTCCAGTCAGTTATGTAATAGCCAAACCTAGCAAACTTGAGTAGAATACTAGAGCTTGAGCAGTGTAAAAAGATATAGTAAAACCTATTTATCAAGGGAACAGGAATAGTAAtcgaaagagaaaatatttGCATGAACCAAGAACATAAAATTAACCTACCATATTTTGAGGCTTCTGGAGCTATCTTTTGCAGATAAACTAAAGGATCCTGGAATTCCTCCGTACTTGGAGTGTACACCGGACATTCCAGAATTTTCTCAGTCCATTCAAAGTCAGGTGTATCAAACTTTGCAACTTTGCGCTTAGAAAACTCTGCTCTTTCATTTAAATTGCTGCCAATATTTGAGGACATAAAGGAGTTTCTATGCATCCTCACACCACATGACGCAGGTCGTAAAGCTTCCCCACCACTCCTATGCATCATGTTAGTCAAACAGGGGGAATCATCTTCTCTTTCTATTTTCATCTGATCTAGCCTTTTACGCTTCAAAAATTCCAGTTTAGATTCCTTTGACATACAAACCTTTCCTTCCACCTGCCAAACAAAACGACAAAAATAAGACATATGCATGTATTTATACATTAGATTAGATTGAACCAAATCATATTTTCAACTACAATGTAACAGGCAGCACATCATCGAAAAACCCATTTCCATAAATTGGTAAGCAAAGCCATGAGAGGGGATAACCACTTTTCatcatttctctttcttttgtttccttggTTGGCAAAACTCAAAAACAATCTTCAGGTATCGTATCATGGCTCTATCAGGCCAAACAACAATCACAAAACTTGCACGATAGACAGtctcacctacacacaaaatacacatgCATAAACATATCC
This window encodes:
- the LOC131015065 gene encoding 4,5-DOPA dioxygenase extradiol, which translates into the protein MMAASLNMGGLNLKETFFISHGSPMLSVDDSIPARPFLKSFRQKLLTDKPGSILLVSAHWETTHPTVNAITGPSDTIYDFYNFPKPLYQLKYPAPGAPELANKVKKLLEAGGFEHVVEDKERGLDHGAWVPLILMYPDADIPVCQLSVQTKMDATHHYNLGRALAPLKKEGVLIVGSGSATHNLRTLIDPSDSVASWAAEFNNWLKESLLAGRYEDVNQYLEKAPFAKQAHPRPEHLYPLHVAMGAAGVDAKAELIHDSWTSYTLSYASYKFSEST
- the LOC131015069 gene encoding lysine-specific demethylase JMJ13-like, with product MVEGKVCMSKESKLEFLKRKRLDQMKIEREDDSPCLTNMMHRSGGEALRPASCGVRMHRNSFMSSNIGSNLNERAEFSKRKVAKFDTPDFEWTEKILECPVYTPSTEEFQDPLVYLQKIAPEASKYGICKIVSPVSASVPAGVVLMKEKAGFKFTTRVQPLRLAEWDSVDKVTFFMSGRNYSFRDFEKMANKIFARRYYSAGCLPPSFMEKEFWHEIACGKTESVEYACDVDGSAFSSSPSDPLGKSRWNLKKLSRLPKSILRLLETSIPGVTEPMLYIGMLFSMFAWHVEDHYLYSINYHHCGAAKTWYGIPGPSALEFEKVVREHVYTREILSAEGEDGAFDVLLGKTTLFPPKVLLEHDIPVYKAVQKPGEYVITFPRAYHAGFSHGFNCGEAVNFAVGDWFPLGSIASRRYALLNRTPLLPQEELLCKEAMLLHASAELEDPDYSYQELICHKSIKVSFVNLVRFQHRARWCLMQLKECIAVSSFSHGTILCSLCKRDCYVAYLNCRCYLHPLCLRHDIKSLDLTCGGILTLSVREDILGMEAAARQFEQEESMLLEVEQRCRKSEDFLLLSSIFSGVESDSYVPYCEISHATSQVPSLPFSDGNGSTGIQTSYCYFDSGFGSSSLMSTENPHYITNEHAVPNVKNQTSKLSSRHIVGNSSEVSKSSCSEYVSSQSKIGYCLATRSAIIEESDDSDSEIFRVKRRSSKVEQKIVCDSASVKTEQQGFKRLKKLQPEVHCKQLTSYEWCSTADYDPIRHGNSNSAEPEEASVGLSRDKSLKARGIPISIKFKRAGNKVPSKQGEFQRDQRHENELEKTMREPRQLEIGPKRFKVKGPSVLGHKERLN